A single region of the Granulicella sp. L56 genome encodes:
- a CDS encoding 50S ribosomal protein L23 yields the protein MPTLYTVIRRPLITEKGMGVKETQNTLVFEVALKATKTEVKQAVETLFKVKVSGVRTATVEGKERRRGKFSGYRPDWKKAYVRLKEGEKMPDYINSL from the coding sequence ATGCCAACCCTCTATACCGTGATTCGCCGCCCTCTCATTACTGAGAAGGGAATGGGCGTCAAAGAGACCCAGAATACGCTTGTCTTCGAGGTTGCCCTCAAGGCCACCAAGACCGAAGTCAAGCAGGCTGTTGAGACACTCTTCAAAGTGAAGGTCTCAGGAGTTCGCACCGCAACCGTTGAAGGCAAGGAGCGTCGCCGTGGTAAGTTCTCCGGCTACCGCCCCGACTGGAAGAAAGCTTACGTTCGCCTCAAAGAGGGCGAGAAGATGCCGGACTACATCAATAGCCTCTAA
- the rplD gene encoding 50S ribosomal protein L4 produces MANINIVNLGGTKVGEFELADEVFAGEINDALLWESVKHYRAALRQGTAATKNRKNVSGSGKKLWKQKGTGRARVGSIRTPLWRGGGTVHGPQPRSYEYAFPQKKLMGALRSAIAAKIADGKFTIVDSFEVAEAKTKLFRAAITKLDAGKTTLLVESSRKLDEKLYLGSRNLNGVELVLSSEVHPYDLLRYEHAIFSKDAIEALQETLKKFVSKRSKAAAAGSTQDNTAKEVA; encoded by the coding sequence ATGGCAAACATCAACATAGTAAATCTCGGTGGAACTAAAGTCGGTGAGTTCGAACTCGCCGATGAGGTCTTCGCAGGCGAGATCAACGACGCGCTCCTGTGGGAGTCGGTCAAGCACTATCGTGCTGCGCTCCGTCAGGGAACCGCCGCTACCAAGAACCGCAAGAATGTTTCGGGTTCCGGCAAGAAGCTTTGGAAGCAGAAGGGAACTGGTCGCGCTCGCGTCGGCTCGATCCGCACTCCGCTCTGGCGTGGTGGTGGTACGGTCCACGGACCTCAGCCCCGCAGCTACGAGTATGCCTTCCCACAGAAGAAGCTGATGGGCGCGCTCCGCTCGGCCATCGCTGCCAAGATTGCAGACGGCAAGTTCACCATCGTCGATTCGTTCGAAGTCGCCGAGGCTAAGACCAAACTCTTCCGTGCAGCGATCACCAAGCTCGATGCCGGTAAGACGACGCTCCTGGTTGAGAGCAGCCGCAAGCTCGACGAGAAGTTGTATCTCGGTTCGCGCAATCTCAACGGCGTTGAGCTTGTGCTCAGCTCCGAGGTTCACCCCTACGACCTGCTCCGCTACGAGCACGCGATCTTCTCGAAGGACGCTATCGAGGCCCTTCAAGAGACGCTCAAGAAGTTTGTATCGAAGCGCAGCAAAGCCGCTGCGGCTGGTTCAACCCAAGACAACACCGCTAAGGAGGTTGCATAA